ACTGTTTTTACAGATGTTAACatgtaaaattaagttataaaattaaagttcattttatgatattttcaatACATATTTAACAATCTATACAACATAAATAAGAACACAATTCCATGCATTGGTTATTAGCTTAAAAAGAGATATTACTTTGTGTGGCCTATGACGAAGAATGATTCTTGAGAAAAACATCTGTCAAAACTGTCTTCAACTGCAGAGAAGCTTTTAGAAGATTCACACCctataatataaagaaaaataaaattaatgaaccatgatgcattattagttaacaaaaaaataactcCAACATATGTGTAAGAGATTCCCAAAACCCTTTACTTTGTGCATATTAAATTAGAagtaaattaagatattttaaacctaaaagaaaaagatgatatcttcatatttaaaaaaaaacatgcctGGTTCATGTCCAACTCGACCACCTTTTCTTGCAAGACGCCAACTTCTTTGACGTTGAATTTGTTAAGTAGGGTAATGCTTGATATGCTTGACAGGGCTGAATCACCAAATCATCCATCACCATATATGTTACCACTTCTTTCACAAAACCACTCTTGTCAGTAGAAATTTCATTTGCAAACTTTTCACCAACAAAAATCAATGGTGAGTTCATATATCCCCCACAATTAGTAGGACAACTAGTGGTGTTATCACATGTGACGTGACCAAAGTGACTTGGGCACCTGTACAATACATTCGTGGAGTTTTTGGAAGAAGAGTCATTAACTGAAGGAAGAAGACCAGAGATTCGTGAAGACATGGGGGCACTTGGTTTCAACAGTAGATCCTTATTCTGGTCTGGTTGCATGTAAGTTTCATCCAGATTCTCAACACTTTCATAGAGATTGGCTAAGCTGCCAACCATTTGATTCTTGTTGAGAATCCTTATGACAGTACCAATGGGCAAGCAGAGCAAGTTAAATAGAAAGTCTATAACTGCTTTTGATGCTTCTGCGAACAGGACCTTCTCACGCTTAGCGTCGATAAGTAATTTTAGAGTCAATTTGGAGGAGGAAGATGCCATGGTGATAGATGAGGTGTTATGCTCTATTACAGGTCTTAACCTAAATGTGACTTTCCacaactatatataaataataaaattcatatatttgtgATGAATTTGGAATTTGGATCGAGAGGTACCATTAAGTTGAGTCAAGGTTTTCTTTCATTGCTTATTAAATACTccagaaagaaaataaatgaattaatcaATAAAGTAGCGTGCAAAATTTACTTGGACAGCGTAATCGTTTTAATCTCTTTATAACATGTAGTTGTTTTTCTTATCTACAATCACTTGTAGATAGAATTAATAAACTATATATCCTCACATTGATTAAActtcatgtttattttattatgtctGAAATTTTATTACTATGATTATTGTTTCCTTAAACattatagatttttttctttaaaaaattataaaattaataaataaattataatcaataactatattaaattatatattatataactataataaatatgatataaaaatattaatttaaatataaaaaaattacaatatattagattatatgataaaatatataattttagattaaaaattaattaaattttgttaatgaaaaaaatctattttaaccTTCATTCTAATCTATTTAATAGAGAAAGAAGATTGAGATTTTGGAAATTGGAATATTATTTACCACATGTGAAAGAATttcttaaagaatttttttttcaaaaataaattaaaacttaccAATAAATCATGAATCAAAGTTTTCTTACATAGCTTTTTAACTACTCATGGAAGTGAAACGGCATGCATGGCcaacaatgaaaagaaataatatcaatCAATAAATAGGCATGCAAAATTTACTGAAAAAGCGTAATCGTCTCTGGCTATTTATATTTACGATGTGCAGTTATTTTTCGTGTCTTTTTGGTAAGAAAAAGATTCGACTTccctttgttttttattttttttaagggttaaatatatttttagtcctgaggcgattttgattttaatccattttcaaaatatggtacaatttaatccttcaactttagaaaactctgattttagtcttttttagcaattttttttaactttatttgttgtttcaagcacgttttattataatatttagattgtttaccctgtttgacacatttttacttcaatgttaactgagaaacgtgtttgaaacaacaaataaagttaaaaaattttggtaaaaaagactaaaaccagaattttctaaagtttaaagactaaattgtaccatagtttgaaaatggactaaaaccaaaatcacctcaaaatatagggactaaaaacatatttaaccttttttaataataattttatattattttaccggttaaaattaaaacttaactcgatattttattttatatcatgtAATAtcgtaaaacaataaaattattagaactgtagaaaaaaaatcataacataTAATATGCTCACATTTTTGcgtatttaacttttttttcttaaagattcTGAGTTTTGCTAAAAGGGGTTCAAAAGTTTCCTTTTTCGTATAAAACTAGCAACGTTAACAAATTTGCCCATGGTATTTCGTATCATACTTACATCCACCCTTGTTAAAGATGAAAGAaatgtaaaatgttttttattttcaaaataaataagaacaaaagtgCATACACGAAAATAGGAATTAAACTACCGTGAAAATCACACATAACCTTCtttaagtaaaattttgttttggatcttaatatttaaataaaatacaaataattgaAAACTCAAATTCACTGCAAACTTTATAAGATTCTGTAAAATACTTTGTCACATTCAAAGATGGATttaggaaaaataaattgaatgaatttgagaaaaattgaaaataaattgattattattt
This genomic interval from Vigna radiata var. radiata cultivar VC1973A chromosome 8, Vradiata_ver6, whole genome shotgun sequence contains the following:
- the LOC106770736 gene encoding uncharacterized protein LOC106770736 — translated: MASSSSKLTLKLLIDAKREKVLFAEASKAVIDFLFNLLCLPIGTVIRILNKNQMVGSLANLYESVENLDETYMQPDQNKDLLLKPSAPMSSRISGLLPSVNDSSSKNSTNVLYRCPSHFGHVTCDNTTSCPTNCGGYMNSPLIFVGEKFANEISTDKSGFVKEVVTYMVMDDLVIQPCQAYQALPYLTNSTSKKLASCKKRWSSWT